A DNA window from Selenomonas sp. oral taxon 126 contains the following coding sequences:
- a CDS encoding tetratricopeptide repeat protein has protein sequence MTDKEWMQLELNRMVKAEGGKVSVERMTEIVSELNERLRENPNLPREVNTLTADELIARARKKKGEERYRIIKRVLRMEPDNITAASMQIEYLAKNADDRVHHYEDLTRKATARLEEQGMFSEENIGKFWSMPATKPYMFLRLSYLEALLKARKLRLAAKECEEMLRLSEHDALGRRYQLMFIYAEIEDGDAAIKLYQRYEEGVAMMYLPLAMLFYRLGKMKMARNFLKELVAVNNDTKAFFERAVRGDLPTRAPGRYAGSFAIGTMEEFGEAVTDNRFAFLGMDAFFAWGLGELSGEQGA, from the coding sequence ATGACAGATAAGGAATGGATGCAGCTTGAACTGAACCGCATGGTAAAGGCTGAGGGGGGCAAGGTCAGCGTCGAGCGCATGACCGAGATCGTATCGGAGCTCAATGAGCGACTGCGTGAGAATCCGAATCTGCCGCGTGAGGTGAATACGCTCACAGCGGACGAACTGATCGCACGCGCACGCAAGAAGAAGGGGGAGGAGCGCTACCGCATCATCAAGCGCGTCCTGCGCATGGAGCCGGACAACATCACGGCGGCATCTATGCAGATCGAGTATCTCGCGAAGAATGCCGATGACCGCGTCCACCACTACGAGGATCTGACGCGCAAGGCGACCGCACGTCTTGAGGAGCAGGGGATGTTCTCCGAGGAGAACATCGGAAAGTTCTGGTCGATGCCCGCGACGAAGCCCTATATGTTCCTGCGGCTCTCCTATCTCGAGGCACTCCTGAAGGCGCGCAAGCTGCGGCTTGCGGCAAAGGAGTGTGAGGAGATGCTCCGCCTCTCGGAGCACGACGCGCTCGGACGCCGCTACCAGCTCATGTTCATCTATGCGGAGATCGAGGATGGGGATGCGGCGATCAAGCTGTATCAGCGCTACGAAGAGGGCGTGGCGATGATGTATCTGCCGCTTGCAATGCTCTTCTACCGTCTCGGCAAAATGAAGATGGCGCGCAACTTCCTCAAGGAACTCGTTGCCGTCAACAACGATACGAAGGCATTCTTCGAGCGTGCAGTGCGGGGGGATCTTCCCACGCGTGCACCCGGACGCTATGCCGGCTCTTTTGCTATCGGCACGATGGAGGAGTTCGGCGAGGCGGTGACGGACAACAGATTCGCCTTCCTCGGCATGGATGCCTTCTTCGCATGGGGGCTCGGCGAGCTCAGCGGGGAGCAGGGTGCCTGA
- a CDS encoding SH3 domain-containing protein, translated as MPEYAVGRLCTGIGAGLLFLFMVVPAHAALPVQGAEATAAYWVRADGNVPLLSVEEAQEHRQASIDAGLLYDLANAPHRRNGRDLRAVIRQAAQGLDRGLPELYAGRDPLTQETWDRVLENRAIGGIGARVTAHPAVTIRRADVRLLPTDEGWYEEPDDEDYDELQGTVLDPGEAVLILHEAQDGRFAFVETRDYHGWVDARALADTDWKTWRGFAAPEEFFTVTAAFLRMDDEGLHYQLGAKIPGRRAEDGSFRLLLPRRDAGGHLAVREMQVPDDGCLTEGRLPLTRNNLVRLAFTPLYTEYGWGGANEGMDCSSYVQNIYRAMGLDLPRDADMQERACSLLPLAGKTAAERYALLADVPPGALLFRPGHVMLYLGRDAGGRPLVIHDISSYYEDGEKQYIRQVVVSTLEFQNARGTAAIDTLDAIGFIAPAP; from the coding sequence GTGCCTGAATACGCTGTAGGACGTCTGTGCACGGGCATCGGAGCAGGGCTTCTCTTCCTCTTCATGGTTGTTCCTGCACATGCGGCACTGCCCGTTCAGGGAGCGGAAGCGACTGCCGCATACTGGGTGCGTGCGGATGGCAATGTGCCACTCCTCTCTGTGGAGGAGGCACAGGAGCATCGGCAGGCGAGCATTGATGCGGGGCTGCTGTACGATCTCGCCAATGCACCGCACCGACGCAACGGGCGCGACCTGCGCGCGGTAATCCGTCAGGCGGCGCAGGGGCTTGACCGGGGGCTGCCCGAACTCTATGCGGGGAGGGATCCCCTCACGCAGGAGACGTGGGATCGCGTTCTGGAGAATCGTGCCATCGGGGGGATTGGCGCACGTGTCACAGCGCATCCTGCCGTCACCATTCGCCGTGCAGATGTACGACTCCTGCCGACCGACGAGGGGTGGTATGAGGAGCCGGACGATGAGGACTACGACGAGTTGCAGGGGACGGTACTCGATCCCGGGGAGGCAGTCCTCATCCTGCACGAGGCGCAGGATGGTCGATTCGCCTTTGTCGAGACACGCGACTATCACGGCTGGGTCGACGCACGTGCGCTCGCTGATACGGACTGGAAGACGTGGCGCGGCTTCGCTGCGCCGGAGGAGTTCTTCACCGTGACAGCGGCGTTCCTGCGCATGGACGACGAGGGCTTACACTATCAGCTTGGGGCGAAGATCCCGGGCAGACGGGCAGAGGACGGGTCATTTCGTCTCCTCCTGCCACGGCGGGATGCCGGGGGGCATCTCGCCGTGCGGGAGATGCAGGTGCCCGATGATGGGTGTCTCACAGAGGGACGGCTGCCGCTTACCCGGAACAATCTCGTGCGTCTCGCATTCACGCCGCTCTATACGGAGTACGGCTGGGGCGGGGCAAATGAGGGGATGGACTGCTCATCCTACGTACAGAACATCTATCGCGCGATGGGGCTCGATCTGCCGCGCGATGCGGATATGCAGGAGCGTGCCTGTTCGCTTCTGCCTCTTGCCGGAAAAACTGCGGCGGAGCGCTATGCGCTCCTTGCAGATGTGCCGCCGGGCGCACTCCTCTTTCGTCCCGGTCATGTCATGCTCTATCTCGGGCGGGATGCGGGGGGCAGACCGCTCGTGATTCATGACATCAGCAGCTACTACGAAGACGGCGAAAAGCAATATATCAGACAGGTCGTCGTCTCAACGCTCGAATTTCAAAATGCACGCGGCACTGCTGCAATCGATACGCTTGATGCGATCGGTTTCATTGCTCCGGCGCCATAG